The Caproicibacterium lactatifermentans genome contains a region encoding:
- the nth gene encoding endonuclease III, whose protein sequence is MATKERAQLAVEALKKEYPNGACSLTYTDPLQLLIATRLSAQCTDARVNKVTPALFARFPTLETFCEAEPEEVGEYIHSCGLYKTKARDICAMCRMLRDSFGGKVPDTMEQLTKLPGVGRKTANLILGDIYHKPAIVTDTHCIRICGRLGLSSGKDPRKVETQLRAVLPPEESNLFCHRLVLHGRAVCTARSPKCHLCCMRTFCKTYLAEQEENSKK, encoded by the coding sequence ATGGCTACAAAGGAGCGGGCACAACTGGCAGTAGAGGCCCTAAAAAAAGAATATCCGAACGGGGCCTGCTCGCTGACCTATACGGACCCGCTGCAGCTGCTGATTGCCACCCGCCTATCTGCGCAGTGCACGGATGCCCGTGTCAACAAAGTAACGCCGGCACTGTTTGCGCGCTTCCCCACCCTGGAAACATTCTGTGAAGCGGAACCGGAAGAAGTCGGTGAATATATCCACTCTTGCGGACTCTATAAGACCAAAGCGCGTGATATCTGTGCCATGTGCCGTATGCTGCGGGATAGCTTCGGCGGTAAAGTGCCGGACACAATGGAGCAGCTGACAAAGCTGCCTGGCGTGGGCCGCAAGACAGCCAACCTAATCCTCGGCGACATTTATCACAAGCCGGCCATTGTAACCGATACACACTGCATCCGCATTTGCGGCAGGCTGGGCCTTTCCTCCGGAAAGGACCCCCGAAAGGTGGAAACACAGCTTCGTGCCGTTCTCCCGCCGGAGGAAAGCAATCTTTTCTGCCACCGGTTGGTTCTGCACGGACGGGCTGTGTGTACCGCCCGCAGTCCGAAATGTCATCTGTGCTGTATGCGCACATTCTGTAAAACATATTTAGCGGAACAGGAGGAAAACAGCAAAAAATGA
- a CDS encoding Cof-type HAD-IIB family hydrolase, whose protein sequence is MNIKLLAIDMDGTTLNSKNTLSAENQAALECAIQSGVYVVPTTGRQYSGLPPELQKVHGIRYCLCSNGAVVYDCLQKKVLYQDLMDCSLALRVLDELSCYPDVSCDVYIGGKAYTTIEHYQDPMKYGISPVHLKSFLDSRTPVPDLQQFVRSQHLRPEKVFSIFQEMQECRHCWDQFCTWPELAVTTSLENVIELTSATATKGNGLQVLAGLLHIPQEAVMAVGDGHNDITMLDWAGTSVAMGNANAQIRQHAAFVTDDCDHDGLAKAVRRFISL, encoded by the coding sequence ATGAACATTAAGTTACTGGCAATTGATATGGATGGCACCACACTGAACAGCAAAAACACACTTTCCGCCGAAAACCAGGCCGCACTGGAATGCGCCATTCAGTCGGGCGTTTACGTTGTCCCCACAACTGGGCGGCAGTACTCCGGCCTGCCGCCGGAACTGCAGAAAGTACACGGCATTCGTTACTGCCTTTGCAGCAACGGCGCCGTGGTTTATGACTGCTTACAAAAAAAGGTATTGTATCAGGATTTGATGGACTGCAGCCTTGCTTTGCGTGTACTGGATGAACTAAGTTGCTATCCCGACGTATCTTGTGACGTATATATCGGCGGAAAAGCGTACACCACAATCGAGCATTATCAGGACCCGATGAAATACGGCATTAGTCCCGTTCATTTAAAGAGCTTTCTCGATTCCCGCACACCAGTCCCCGACCTGCAGCAGTTTGTCCGCAGCCAGCATCTGCGTCCGGAAAAAGTTTTTTCTATTTTCCAGGAAATGCAGGAATGCCGCCACTGCTGGGACCAGTTCTGCACATGGCCGGAGCTGGCTGTGACCACTTCACTGGAAAACGTGATAGAGCTTACCAGCGCGACCGCCACTAAGGGAAATGGTCTGCAGGTGCTGGCCGGTCTGCTGCATATCCCGCAGGAAGCGGTCATGGCAGTCGGCGACGGACACAATGATATTACAATGTTGGATTGGGCCGGCACAAGTGTTGCCATGGGAAACGCCAACGCGCAGATTCGGCAGCATGCTGCTTTCGTAACGGACGACTGTGACCATGACGGGCTGGCGAAAGCAGTCAGGCGCTTTATTTCTCTTTAG
- a CDS encoding acetylglutamate kinase — protein sequence MNTCCSQKNLTLVFRDLWTQHVIWTRLFIISTLSELNDLKYVTNRLLRNPNDFAKVLCQYYGRQKAKKFQDLLTEHLMIGSKLVNAAKDGKTDLADDARKKWYVNAGEIACFLASINCFWSQEKWEEMLHCHLKMIEAETNYRIDGLYEKDIAEFDDISAQALQMGDYMAMGMMKQFYRP from the coding sequence ATGAATACCTGTTGCAGTCAGAAAAATTTGACACTTGTCTTTCGTGACCTATGGACACAGCACGTTATATGGACGAGGCTATTTATCATTAGTACGTTGTCCGAATTAAATGACCTAAAATATGTGACCAACCGCCTTTTGCGCAATCCAAACGATTTTGCCAAGGTTCTATGTCAATATTACGGCAGGCAAAAGGCAAAGAAATTTCAGGACCTATTGACAGAGCACCTTATGATTGGGTCAAAGCTCGTCAACGCCGCAAAGGACGGCAAAACGGACCTTGCGGACGATGCGCGAAAGAAATGGTATGTCAATGCAGGTGAGATCGCCTGCTTTCTTGCCAGCATTAACTGTTTCTGGTCACAAGAAAAATGGGAAGAAATGCTGCACTGCCATTTGAAAATGATCGAAGCAGAAACAAACTATCGTATTGACGGCCTCTACGAAAAAGATATTGCGGAATTTGATGATATCAGTGCACAGGCCCTGCAAATGGGTGACTATATGGCCATGGGAATGATGAAACAATTCTATAGGCCCTAA
- a CDS encoding cysteine hydrolase family protein, which produces MKRLFIVVDFQNDFVTGTLGFPGAEQLEAPICQKIEAYRTAGQDVIYTMDTHTDSYLQTAEGYALPIVHCVKGTPGWELYGRTAKLLQGCRRFEKPCFGCADLIPFLQEKQYDEVELGGLVSNICVLSNAVLAKAALPEATVFVDASCTAAADARQNVEALHCMEGMQIHIVGDSYEH; this is translated from the coding sequence ATGAAACGGCTTTTTATTGTTGTCGATTTCCAAAATGATTTTGTAACAGGCACGCTTGGTTTTCCCGGTGCGGAACAGCTGGAAGCGCCTATCTGCCAAAAGATTGAAGCGTACCGTACTGCCGGGCAGGACGTTATTTATACTATGGATACACACACAGATTCTTACCTGCAGACCGCGGAAGGGTACGCACTGCCGATAGTCCACTGTGTCAAAGGCACACCCGGGTGGGAATTGTATGGCCGCACTGCAAAGCTGCTGCAGGGCTGCCGAAGATTTGAAAAGCCATGCTTTGGCTGTGCGGACCTTATCCCCTTTCTTCAGGAAAAGCAATATGATGAGGTGGAACTTGGGGGCCTAGTCAGCAACATTTGTGTTCTTTCTAATGCGGTCCTTGCAAAAGCCGCCTTGCCGGAAGCCACCGTTTTTGTGGATGCTTCCTGTACTGCCGCAGCAGACGCCCGTCAAAATGTAGAAGCTCTTCACTGCATGGAAGGAATGCAAATACATATCGTGGGGGATTCCTATGAACATTAA